CCTTCAGCCTTATTGTCTGGGGCCAAACTTCAATTGCCAGCGGTCTCGCTTCTATCCTGAATGCAACGACTCCGCTTTTTACAATTCTGATCGCCCATCTGTTTACACCTGATGAAAAAATCACCATTCATAAAGCCATCGGTTTGATAGTCGGTTTCATCGGCGTATTCTTGGTGATCGGTCCTACTGTGTTGTCAATAGCCGATATAGCTCCGCAACTTGCAGTACTTACCGCGACGTGTTCATATGCTGTTGCTGGTGTTTTTGGACGCCGCTTCCATACATTAGGGTTGGATCCTCTTGTCACTGCAACTGGCCAAGTCATATCTTCGACGGCGATCCTTCTTCCGATCACTCTGCTAACAAATTACTCGTTTTTAAGACAGGCTACCACTTCACTACCAGTATTGGGATCATT
The sequence above is a segment of the Sediminispirochaeta bajacaliforniensis DSM 16054 genome. Coding sequences within it:
- a CDS encoding DMT family transporter yields the protein MGSVFLLFFVHVKKKKLPRSIGIWSQLIFMGLVNNVIPFSLIVWGQTSIASGLASILNATTPLFTILIAHLFTPDEKITIHKAIGLIVGFIGVFLVIGPTVLSIADIAPQLAVLTATCSYAVAGVFGRRFHTLGLDPLVTATGQVISSTAILLPITLLTNYSFLRQATTSLPVLGSLIGLGLFSTAIAYTIYFLLLSRVGATNLLLVTFLIPITAMVLGAAFFNERIVTRQVIGMLIVFTGIIASNRRRFRL